One stretch of Halococcus hamelinensis 100A6 DNA includes these proteins:
- a CDS encoding glycoside hydrolase family 127 protein: protein MERRSQVVDSLGFTDVEMDDAFWSPRIETNRAVTIEYQYDQLEESGTLENFRRAAEGGSGEFSGMWFQDSDAYKWLEAASYVLATEDDPDLRERVDEVVDLVAAAQDDDGYLNTYFTLVEPDGRWTNLHMMHELYCAGHLVEAAVANHRATGGDSLLDVAMGFVDHIEAVFADEDFDGAPGHEELELALVELYRVTDEERYLDLAQYFVDVRGHDADRFRWEVEHYDRIAGYGEGKAIEDGPAGTFLDDEGEYDGSYAQAHAPFDDQEAVEGHSVRAMYLYAGVADLAMEREETEPLDVLDDLWHNMTERRMYVTGGIGPEAAHEGFTEDYDLRNEDAYAETCAAIGSVFWNQRMLERTGDAKYADLIERTLYNGFLAGVGLEGKEFFYENPLESSGDHHRKGWFTCACCPPNAARLFASLGGYLYGDDGDDLFVHQYVGSRVSTEVGGTAVDLDVETDLPWSGDVSLDVTASEGESFALRLRVPAWSEGTTVEVNGESVDAAVEDGYLALDREWTDDTVELTFEQTVQTVRAHPAVEADAGLVAVERGPLVYCLEATDNDRPLHQYVLPTDGEYEVDHREDLLGGVSVLSVEARVPDRSEWEGELYRPADETGQEDATVTAVPYFAWDNREPGPMRVWVRGEQQ from the coding sequence ATGGAACGTCGAAGTCAGGTGGTCGACTCGCTCGGTTTCACGGACGTCGAGATGGACGACGCCTTCTGGTCGCCCCGTATCGAGACGAACCGGGCGGTCACGATCGAGTACCAGTACGACCAGCTGGAGGAGTCCGGCACGCTGGAGAACTTCCGGCGCGCCGCGGAGGGGGGATCGGGCGAGTTCAGCGGGATGTGGTTCCAGGACTCGGACGCCTACAAGTGGCTCGAAGCCGCGAGTTACGTCCTCGCCACGGAGGACGACCCGGACCTGAGGGAGCGCGTCGACGAGGTCGTGGACCTGGTGGCCGCCGCACAGGACGACGACGGCTACCTCAACACCTACTTCACCCTCGTCGAACCCGACGGTCGGTGGACGAACCTCCACATGATGCACGAACTCTACTGTGCGGGCCACCTCGTCGAGGCGGCCGTCGCCAACCACCGCGCCACGGGCGGCGATTCGTTGCTCGACGTCGCGATGGGGTTCGTCGACCACATCGAGGCGGTCTTCGCCGACGAGGACTTCGACGGCGCGCCGGGCCACGAGGAACTCGAACTCGCGCTGGTGGAGCTCTATCGCGTCACCGACGAGGAGCGGTATCTCGACCTCGCCCAGTACTTCGTGGACGTTCGCGGCCACGACGCCGACCGGTTCCGCTGGGAGGTCGAACACTACGACCGAATCGCGGGCTACGGGGAGGGGAAGGCCATCGAGGACGGGCCGGCGGGGACCTTCCTCGACGACGAGGGCGAGTACGACGGGAGCTACGCGCAGGCGCACGCGCCGTTCGACGACCAGGAGGCGGTCGAGGGCCACTCGGTGCGTGCGATGTACCTCTACGCGGGCGTGGCCGACCTCGCGATGGAGCGAGAGGAGACGGAGCCGCTGGACGTCCTCGACGACCTCTGGCACAACATGACCGAGCGCCGGATGTACGTCACCGGCGGTATCGGTCCGGAGGCCGCCCACGAGGGGTTCACCGAGGACTACGACCTCCGGAACGAGGACGCCTACGCCGAGACCTGTGCGGCCATCGGGAGCGTCTTCTGGAACCAGCGGATGCTCGAACGCACGGGCGACGCGAAGTACGCCGACCTCATCGAACGCACCCTCTACAACGGGTTCCTCGCCGGCGTCGGCCTCGAAGGCAAGGAGTTCTTCTACGAGAACCCACTGGAGAGTTCCGGTGACCACCACCGCAAGGGCTGGTTCACCTGCGCGTGCTGCCCGCCGAACGCCGCCCGGCTGTTCGCCTCGCTCGGCGGATACCTCTACGGCGATGACGGGGACGACCTGTTCGTCCACCAGTACGTCGGGAGCCGCGTCTCGACCGAGGTCGGTGGGACGGCGGTCGACCTCGACGTGGAGACCGACCTCCCGTGGTCCGGTGACGTCTCGCTCGACGTGACGGCATCGGAGGGAGAGTCGTTCGCCCTCCGTCTCCGGGTGCCGGCTTGGAGCGAGGGAACCACGGTCGAAGTGAACGGCGAGTCGGTGGACGCGGCGGTCGAGGACGGCTATCTCGCGCTCGACCGCGAGTGGACGGACGACACGGTCGAACTCACCTTCGAGCAAACCGTGCAGACGGTCCGGGCGCACCCGGCCGTCGAGGCGGACGCGGGACTCGTCGCCGTCGAACGCGGCCCGCTGGTCTACTGCCTCGAAGCGACCGACAACGACCGGCCCCTCCACCAGTACGTGCTCCCGACGGACGGGGAGTACGAGGTCGACCACCGCGAGGACCTGCTCGGCGGCGTGAGCGTGCTCAGCGTCGAGGCACGCGTGCCCGACCGGTCGGAGTGGGAGGGCGAACTCTATCGCCCCGCCGACGAGACCGGTCAGGAAGACGCGACAGTGACGGCCGTCCCGTACTTCGCGTGGGACAACCGCGAGCCCGGCCCCATGCGCGTCTGGGTTCGCGGCGAGCAGCAGTAA
- a CDS encoding DUF2264 domain-containing protein: MDPVADNPLRTRDDFQRAVGQLFEPLSAHFSPGKARVRPMASGAHFPDVAAELEGFARPLWGIVPLGAQGEFDRWELFREGLVNGTDPSHEEYWGTAGDHSQKHVEMAAIGVGLALTPEHLWEPLSEVERDRLVAWLNQINDAELPDCNWLFFRVMVNVGLRSVGARHDWERTQDSLDRLESFYRGDGWYTDGPASDRSPVDYYLPWAMHFYGLVYATVAGEADPERAERFRARAETFASHHVHWFAEDGRALPYGRSLTYRFAQASFWGGLAFAGLDPLPWGVIRGLWARNVRWWLDQPIFTDGGLLSVGYRYPSIKMSEDYNSPNSPYWAMKAFFPLALSADHPFWQAAEEPLPDLPTRIVQPEAGKVICRADDHLFALSLPQDSTHGREKYTKFAYSTEFGFSVAGRSPGPGRAGHDSALALSLDGDQFKTPGSLTATEMEGTTVVSRWEPWNGVRVDSWVAPALPSHVRLHRLVSDRTIHTEEGGFALDRTGDDGTEFTHETGDGTALARYPNGMSAIASLGTDRSATVIDGEPNTNLHHSRTVVPTLRETYEPGEHWFGSAVRASPDREAAWERGMTAVPTEAGIAVETADGERLLDPSNGAE, from the coding sequence ATGGATCCGGTAGCGGACAATCCGCTTCGAACGCGGGACGACTTCCAGCGCGCGGTCGGACAGCTCTTCGAGCCGCTGTCCGCACACTTCAGCCCGGGAAAGGCCCGGGTTCGGCCGATGGCCTCCGGCGCTCACTTCCCCGACGTCGCGGCGGAATTGGAGGGGTTCGCCCGACCTCTCTGGGGGATCGTTCCTCTGGGTGCCCAGGGCGAGTTCGATCGATGGGAGCTGTTTCGGGAGGGACTGGTCAACGGTACCGACCCCTCTCACGAGGAATACTGGGGGACGGCGGGGGACCACTCACAGAAGCACGTCGAGATGGCGGCGATAGGCGTCGGGCTCGCACTCACGCCCGAGCACCTCTGGGAGCCGCTCTCCGAGGTCGAACGGGACCGGCTCGTCGCGTGGCTGAACCAGATCAACGACGCCGAACTCCCCGACTGCAACTGGCTGTTCTTCCGGGTCATGGTGAACGTGGGGCTCCGGTCGGTCGGGGCGCGACACGACTGGGAACGCACGCAGGACTCGCTCGACCGACTCGAATCGTTCTATCGCGGGGACGGCTGGTACACCGACGGGCCGGCATCGGACCGGAGCCCCGTCGATTACTACCTCCCGTGGGCCATGCACTTCTACGGGCTCGTCTACGCGACCGTCGCCGGCGAGGCGGACCCGGAGCGAGCGGAGCGGTTCCGGGCCCGCGCCGAGACGTTCGCCAGCCATCACGTCCACTGGTTCGCGGAGGACGGGCGGGCGCTCCCGTACGGTCGGAGCCTGACCTACCGCTTCGCGCAGGCGTCGTTCTGGGGTGGGCTCGCGTTCGCCGGGCTCGACCCGCTCCCCTGGGGCGTCATTCGAGGGCTGTGGGCACGGAACGTCAGGTGGTGGCTCGACCAGCCGATATTCACCGACGGCGGGTTGCTCTCGGTCGGCTATCGGTACCCGAGCATCAAGATGTCCGAGGACTACAACTCCCCGAACTCGCCGTACTGGGCGATGAAGGCCTTCTTCCCGCTCGCGCTGTCCGCCGACCATCCGTTCTGGCAGGCGGCCGAAGAACCCCTGCCGGACCTTCCGACCCGAATCGTGCAGCCGGAAGCGGGGAAGGTCATCTGTCGGGCCGACGACCACCTGTTCGCGCTCTCGCTCCCACAGGACAGCACCCACGGACGGGAGAAGTACACCAAGTTCGCGTACTCGACCGAGTTCGGCTTCTCCGTCGCCGGGCGGTCCCCGGGCCCGGGACGGGCGGGTCACGACAGCGCGCTCGCGCTCAGCCTGGACGGCGACCAGTTCAAGACCCCGGGGTCGCTGACGGCGACCGAGATGGAAGGCACGACAGTCGTCTCCCGGTGGGAGCCGTGGAACGGCGTCCGCGTGGATTCGTGGGTCGCGCCGGCGCTCCCCTCGCACGTCCGGCTCCACCGGCTGGTTTCGGACCGGACGATACACACCGAGGAGGGCGGGTTCGCCCTCGACCGGACGGGCGACGACGGGACCGAGTTCACCCACGAAACGGGGGACGGGACCGCGCTCGCTCGCTATCCGAACGGCATGAGCGCCATCGCGAGCCTCGGGACCGACCGGTCGGCCACGGTCATCGACGGCGAACCGAACACGAACCTGCATCACTCGCGAACCGTCGTACCGACGTTGCGGGAGACCTACGAACCGGGCGAACACTGGTTCGGGTCGGCGGTCCGGGCCAGTCCCGACCGTGAGGCCGCCTGGGAGCGAGGGATGACGGCCGTCCCGACGGAAGCGGGGATCGCAGTCGAGACCGCCGACGGCGAGCGGCTCCTCGACCCGTCGAACGGGGCGGAGTAG
- a CDS encoding IclR family transcriptional regulator, translating into MDTKQSTNYVKTARTTLRILDALKHKRGSTVTELAETFDLSKSSIHNYLTTLEHDGYVVKEGNAYRIGLKLLDLGGHAQHGQPLYDVARNEVASLAEESGELANLLVEENGKGFYLYRAHGNNAVQTDSYVGQEVYLHNTALGNAILAHLPPERVDRIIETHGMPETTENTITDRETLFEAFETIRENGYALDDEARVKGLRCVAVPIVNNHDEVEGAISVSGPSSRLQGERFREELPTMLLEVANVIELNITYN; encoded by the coding sequence ATGGATACCAAACAATCCACGAACTACGTCAAAACGGCGCGAACGACGCTTCGGATCCTGGACGCGTTGAAGCACAAAAGGGGATCAACGGTCACCGAGCTGGCCGAAACGTTCGATCTTTCCAAAAGCAGCATCCACAATTACTTGACGACGCTCGAACACGACGGCTACGTCGTCAAGGAGGGCAACGCCTACCGGATCGGGCTCAAACTGCTCGACCTCGGTGGCCACGCACAACACGGACAGCCGCTCTACGACGTCGCGAGGAACGAGGTCGCGAGCCTGGCCGAGGAGTCCGGGGAGCTGGCGAACCTGCTCGTCGAGGAGAACGGGAAGGGGTTCTACCTCTACCGGGCGCACGGCAACAACGCGGTCCAGACGGACTCGTACGTCGGCCAGGAGGTCTACCTCCACAACACCGCCCTCGGAAACGCGATCCTCGCCCACCTGCCGCCCGAGCGTGTCGACCGGATCATCGAGACCCACGGCATGCCGGAGACCACCGAGAACACGATCACCGACCGTGAGACGCTGTTCGAGGCGTTCGAGACGATCCGCGAGAACGGCTACGCGCTGGACGACGAGGCGCGCGTGAAGGGTCTCCGCTGTGTGGCGGTACCGATAGTCAACAACCACGACGAGGTCGAGGGGGCGATCAGCGTCTCGGGGCCGAGCAGCCGGCTCCAGGGCGAGCGCTTTCGGGAGGAGCTCCCGACCATGCTCCTGGAGGTCGCGAACGTCATCGAACTCAACATCACCTACAACTGA
- a CDS encoding glycoside hydrolase family 88 protein: MPRAPRALVASVTDHGLPNRYSGSTTTPSTDLERALGTATDRVRRNLDEFYDTFPEPSSEDLVYGSTDNMSGWTTSFWTGLCWLASETSGEARYRRAAETQLETFERRLTAGEVKTHDLGFLYTLSAVAGHRLTGNERYRSAALTAADHLVERFWDRPALIQAWGDHESTEESWERGRMIVDTMMNLPLLFWASETTGDPSYASIAETHARTTAQHLVRPDGSTFHTFKCDVETGDPVGGETAQGYDADSCWARGQAWAIYGYALVADYTGNGQYAELSAKLANYYLSNLEDDDVPHWDFDAPRDEDIRDTSAAAIAVCGLDELTRQLPFGDERVPGYRNAALATLRSLAENYTTDGLDSNGLLTDAAYDTADGDYDECCIWGDYFYYEGLVRAQHHWSRYW; the protein is encoded by the coding sequence ATGCCACGGGCTCCACGCGCACTGGTTGCGTCGGTCACCGACCACGGCCTTCCGAACCGCTACTCGGGATCCACGACGACCCCGTCGACCGATCTCGAACGAGCGCTCGGGACGGCCACCGACCGGGTGCGGAGGAATCTGGACGAGTTCTACGATACCTTCCCCGAACCCTCAAGCGAGGACCTGGTCTATGGCTCGACCGACAACATGAGCGGCTGGACGACCTCCTTCTGGACCGGGCTCTGCTGGCTCGCCTCCGAGACGTCCGGTGAGGCGCGGTATCGCCGCGCCGCCGAAACACAGTTGGAGACGTTCGAGCGGCGGCTCACCGCCGGCGAGGTCAAGACGCACGACCTCGGTTTTCTCTATACGCTGTCCGCGGTCGCCGGCCATCGTCTCACCGGGAACGAGCGCTATCGGTCCGCGGCGCTGACGGCCGCCGACCACCTCGTCGAGCGGTTCTGGGACCGACCCGCGCTCATCCAGGCCTGGGGCGACCACGAGAGCACCGAGGAGTCCTGGGAGCGGGGGCGGATGATCGTCGACACGATGATGAACCTTCCACTGCTGTTCTGGGCCAGCGAGACGACGGGTGACCCCTCCTACGCATCCATCGCGGAGACCCACGCGCGCACGACGGCCCAGCACCTCGTCCGACCCGACGGTTCGACGTTCCACACCTTCAAGTGCGACGTGGAGACCGGCGACCCGGTCGGCGGCGAGACCGCGCAGGGCTACGACGCTGACTCCTGTTGGGCCCGGGGACAGGCCTGGGCCATCTACGGCTACGCGCTCGTAGCGGACTACACCGGTAACGGTCAGTACGCCGAACTCTCGGCGAAGCTGGCGAACTACTACCTCTCGAACCTCGAGGACGACGACGTTCCCCACTGGGACTTCGACGCACCGAGGGACGAGGACATCCGCGATACGTCGGCCGCCGCCATCGCCGTCTGTGGCCTCGACGAACTCACCAGACAACTCCCGTTCGGCGACGAGCGGGTCCCCGGCTATCGGAACGCCGCGCTCGCGACGCTTCGAAGCCTCGCTGAGAACTACACCACCGACGGGCTGGACTCCAACGGCTTGCTGACCGATGCGGCCTACGACACCGCCGACGGGGACTACGACGAGTGCTGTATCTGGGGCGACTACTTCTACTACGAGGGCCTCGTTCGGGCACAGCACCACTGGTCCCGGTACTGGTAG
- a CDS encoding sugar-binding domain-containing protein, whose protein sequence is MNAFDRPAAVDLSGEWTFTTDPDDVGIAEHWYERDESLPNSRGVTVPHAWQEHDDLREYTGVAWYRRTVTLDGFDDRVRLRFGAVDYRATVWVNGVEVGSNEGGYLPFAFDVTEAVVPGENVVAVRVADPDDLREIPHGKQGYPWYTRVSGIWQPVDITTVPETRIADLRVTPDLDADAARVDVDIANIDRGADLRLRIRVTQDGTTLGTDELPVGSETVSTVVSLTDPAYWTPDDPELCDVEVSLLTDGGSGDAGIDEGDKTVVDRLTDYFGMRSVSVENGEWYLNGEVLRVRGALDQAYYPDTLYRPADLDTYREEIATAKELGFNMLRKHIKPAHPRFVELADRMGILVWEEPANADVDTDASRRRVREAFEGLVARDYNSPSVVVWSLYNEEWGFGIDQHDFPDRDDPVRLWNDSEKQSYLADYYREARDLDPTRLVCDNSGWAHVATDLNDYHEYFVVPDRNEAWRDRLDDLLSDPAGNYAATGDGPAPEEVPTVVSEFGTWGLPELSSLRAHYGGDPDWFDHEFLSGLKRPAGVEERFEDSALSDVYDGLDDLAADWQRRAFASVAGTVADMRLEDEVSGYVLTEFTDIEWEFNGVLDYLREGKASVDRLAAANGRTMVRLEPDTWTLRTGDRFVADLAVANDGPEPLETAVEWTAFGESGREPVRVDPAGTTRLDGVIDLRVPKTGTGDEEVSTETATADLVDTPAHWESEVTVVGGGEGGADTRVFAPTEAEAIRSTLTDAGYDPLGAAADADTLVTTDFDERARAFATDGGHVVLLPRPDGSMADSVRDAFPIRELPERESWNLCASFVYQTLFDGVKRVPGWAFEGLYPYAYVTPTADGDSVHSGYVEGWLSEPGATVLERDDDDGRVTVCTLRVTGSENRPMSGAIVRRLVD, encoded by the coding sequence ATGAACGCGTTCGATAGACCCGCCGCCGTCGACCTCTCGGGGGAGTGGACGTTCACCACGGATCCGGACGACGTCGGCATCGCGGAGCACTGGTACGAACGGGACGAGAGCCTCCCGAATTCCCGAGGCGTGACCGTTCCGCACGCCTGGCAGGAACACGACGACCTCCGGGAGTACACGGGGGTCGCGTGGTATCGCCGGACGGTGACGCTCGATGGGTTCGACGACCGGGTTCGCCTCCGGTTCGGGGCCGTCGATTACCGGGCGACCGTCTGGGTCAACGGCGTCGAGGTCGGCTCGAACGAGGGTGGCTATCTCCCCTTCGCGTTCGACGTGACCGAGGCGGTGGTTCCCGGCGAGAACGTCGTCGCGGTCCGCGTGGCCGACCCGGACGATCTCCGCGAGATACCCCACGGCAAGCAGGGCTACCCGTGGTACACGCGGGTGAGCGGCATCTGGCAGCCGGTCGATATCACCACCGTTCCGGAGACGCGTATCGCCGACCTCCGGGTCACCCCGGACCTCGATGCCGACGCGGCGCGGGTCGATGTCGATATCGCGAACATCGATCGAGGAGCGGATCTGCGGCTCCGGATCCGCGTGACACAGGACGGAACTACACTGGGAACGGACGAGCTACCGGTCGGTTCGGAGACCGTCTCGACGGTCGTTTCCCTCACTGATCCGGCCTACTGGACACCGGACGACCCCGAACTGTGCGACGTCGAGGTGTCGCTTCTGACCGACGGTGGAAGCGGCGACGCGGGAATCGACGAGGGCGATAAGACGGTCGTCGACAGGCTCACCGACTACTTCGGGATGCGGAGCGTTTCGGTCGAGAACGGCGAGTGGTATCTCAACGGCGAGGTGCTCCGGGTCCGCGGGGCGCTCGACCAGGCCTACTATCCGGACACCCTCTATCGGCCCGCCGACCTCGACACCTACCGCGAGGAGATAGCGACCGCGAAGGAGCTCGGGTTCAACATGCTCAGAAAACACATCAAACCCGCTCATCCCCGCTTCGTCGAGCTGGCCGACCGGATGGGGATCCTGGTGTGGGAGGAGCCGGCGAACGCCGACGTCGACACCGATGCCTCGCGACGACGGGTTCGTGAGGCGTTCGAGGGGCTGGTCGCGCGGGACTACAACTCGCCGAGCGTCGTCGTCTGGAGCCTCTACAACGAGGAGTGGGGGTTCGGCATCGACCAGCACGACTTCCCCGACCGCGACGACCCGGTTCGGCTGTGGAACGACTCGGAGAAACAGTCGTACCTCGCCGACTACTATCGCGAGGCCAGGGATCTGGACCCCACACGGCTGGTCTGTGACAACTCCGGCTGGGCGCACGTCGCCACCGACCTCAACGACTACCACGAGTACTTCGTCGTTCCCGACCGAAACGAGGCGTGGCGGGACCGGCTCGACGACCTCCTCTCGGACCCGGCGGGAAACTACGCGGCGACGGGTGACGGGCCGGCCCCGGAAGAAGTGCCGACCGTCGTTTCGGAGTTCGGCACGTGGGGGCTCCCCGAGCTATCGTCGCTCCGGGCCCACTACGGCGGCGACCCCGACTGGTTCGACCACGAGTTCCTCTCGGGGCTGAAACGCCCTGCAGGTGTCGAGGAGCGCTTCGAGGACAGCGCGCTGAGCGACGTCTACGACGGACTCGACGACCTCGCCGCCGACTGGCAGCGCCGGGCGTTCGCGTCGGTCGCGGGGACAGTCGCCGATATGCGCCTCGAGGACGAGGTCTCCGGCTACGTCCTCACCGAGTTCACCGACATCGAGTGGGAGTTCAACGGTGTCCTCGATTACCTCCGTGAGGGGAAGGCCTCGGTCGACCGGCTCGCCGCCGCGAACGGACGGACGATGGTTCGGCTCGAACCCGACACCTGGACCCTCCGCACGGGCGACCGGTTCGTCGCGGACCTCGCCGTCGCCAACGACGGACCCGAACCCCTCGAAACGGCTGTCGAGTGGACGGCGTTCGGTGAATCGGGTCGCGAGCCGGTCCGCGTCGACCCGGCGGGAACGACGCGGCTCGACGGCGTGATCGACCTACGAGTACCGAAAACCGGAACGGGAGACGAGGAAGTGTCGACGGAGACCGCCACCGCCGACCTCGTGGATACGCCTGCCCACTGGGAATCGGAGGTAACCGTCGTCGGAGGGGGGGAAGGAGGAGCCGATACGCGCGTCTTCGCACCCACGGAGGCCGAGGCGATCCGGTCGACGCTGACGGATGCGGGCTACGACCCGCTGGGGGCAGCGGCGGACGCCGACACGTTGGTCACGACGGACTTCGACGAGCGGGCCCGTGCGTTCGCGACGGACGGCGGCCACGTCGTTCTCCTGCCGCGGCCCGACGGGTCGATGGCGGACTCCGTTCGCGACGCGTTTCCGATCCGTGAGCTCCCCGAACGCGAGAGCTGGAACCTCTGTGCCTCCTTCGTCTATCAGACGCTCTTCGATGGCGTGAAGCGTGTTCCCGGCTGGGCGTTCGAGGGGCTCTATCCCTACGCCTACGTCACACCGACGGCGGACGGCGATAGCGTCCACAGCGGCTACGTCGAGGGGTGGCTCTCGGAGCCCGGCGCGACCGTTCTCGAACGCGACGACGACGACGGACGGGTGACGGTCTGTACTCTTCGCGTAACCGGGAGTGAGAACCGGCCGATGAGCGGAGCGATCGTTCGCCGGCTCGTCGATTGA
- a CDS encoding DUF362 domain-containing protein, with product MDTDEAARALAVPEDVVIDACDDPPLPEMGVIEQRWESESIRTDSIGDHAARAVDSLPFEDVPDGGEIALGVGSRGIANLPAIVAGVVEAVDERGYEPFVFPAMGSHGGATGEGQRAMLEDLGVTESAVGCAIRSEMDVVEVGRTADRDVPVVADANAAAADGIIPVNRVKPHTDFDGTVESGLSKMLVIGMGKQRGAKIAHEWAVDWSFREMIPEITNQLLVTLPVVGGVAVVEDQYDETALVEGVPPSGFLHREEELLERAYDLLPKLPFDSLDVVVFDRQGKDISGQGIDTNVIGRRPFAINEPEPERPEIKRIYVRDFTETTHGNAMGIGSADVVHRDIAAKLDASTTLINALTASTIRGVRLPPVVETDHAGLVAALSTIGVVDTETVRVVRAPDTMHLHRLYASTRLVELARDRDDLRVVEEPSPIEFADGEFAAPSLDT from the coding sequence ATGGACACAGACGAGGCCGCACGCGCGCTGGCCGTCCCGGAGGACGTCGTGATAGACGCCTGTGACGACCCGCCGCTCCCCGAGATGGGGGTCATCGAACAGCGATGGGAGAGCGAGTCGATTCGAACTGACTCGATCGGCGACCACGCCGCGCGGGCGGTGGACTCGCTCCCGTTCGAGGACGTCCCCGACGGCGGCGAGATCGCGCTCGGCGTCGGGAGCCGGGGTATCGCGAACCTCCCGGCGATCGTCGCCGGGGTGGTCGAGGCCGTGGACGAACGGGGGTACGAGCCGTTCGTCTTCCCAGCGATGGGGAGTCACGGCGGTGCCACCGGCGAGGGACAGCGGGCGATGCTCGAGGACCTCGGCGTGACGGAGTCGGCGGTCGGCTGTGCGATCCGATCCGAGATGGACGTCGTCGAGGTCGGTCGGACCGCGGACCGCGACGTTCCCGTGGTCGCCGACGCGAACGCCGCCGCCGCGGACGGCATCATCCCGGTCAACCGGGTCAAGCCCCACACCGACTTCGACGGGACGGTCGAGAGCGGGCTCTCGAAGATGCTGGTCATCGGGATGGGCAAACAGCGCGGCGCGAAGATCGCCCACGAGTGGGCCGTCGACTGGTCGTTCCGGGAGATGATCCCCGAGATCACGAACCAGCTCCTCGTGACCCTCCCGGTCGTCGGCGGCGTCGCGGTCGTCGAGGACCAGTACGACGAGACGGCGCTCGTCGAGGGCGTCCCGCCGAGCGGTTTCCTGCATCGGGAAGAGGAGCTGCTGGAGCGAGCCTACGACCTGCTGCCGAAGCTACCGTTCGACTCGCTGGACGTCGTCGTCTTCGACCGACAGGGCAAGGACATCAGCGGGCAGGGGATCGACACCAACGTGATCGGTCGCCGGCCGTTCGCGATAAACGAGCCGGAACCCGAGCGGCCGGAGATCAAGCGGATCTACGTGCGTGACTTCACCGAGACGACCCACGGCAACGCGATGGGTATCGGGTCGGCCGACGTCGTCCACCGGGACATCGCGGCGAAACTCGACGCCTCGACGACGCTCATCAACGCGCTGACCGCGAGCACGATCCGCGGCGTTCGGCTGCCGCCGGTCGTCGAGACGGACCACGCGGGGCTGGTGGCCGCGCTGTCGACGATCGGGGTCGTCGACACCGAGACGGTGCGCGTCGTTCGAGCGCCCGATACGATGCATCTCCACCGGCTCTACGCCTCGACGAGGCTGGTGGAGCTGGCGCGCGACCGCGACGACCTGCGGGTGGTCGAGGAGCCCTCGCCCATCGAGTTCGCGGACGGGGAGTTCGCGGCCCCGTCGCTGGACACGTAG
- a CDS encoding IclR family transcriptional regulator — MGRRAKYAIGSLETGFRIVDELQRLDGAGVSELADRLDIPKSTVHNYLSTLVQEEYVVKDGTAYRAGLRFLEHGAYARSQVPLYEITKPEVDGLAEGTGELSNLMVEEHGFGAYLHRARGETAVQVEAHVGTRVPLHTTALGKAILAHLPPERVDAIVDRHGLEPKTARTITDRRELDEELAEIHDRGVAFDREERIEGLNCVAAPISSTNGRILGALSVAGPSNRVRGERFTEELPERVLETANVVELNVTYS, encoded by the coding sequence ATGGGAAGACGAGCGAAGTACGCGATAGGGTCCCTCGAAACCGGGTTCAGGATCGTCGACGAGCTCCAACGACTCGACGGAGCCGGGGTCTCGGAGCTGGCCGACCGGCTCGACATCCCGAAGAGCACGGTCCACAACTATCTGAGCACGCTGGTTCAGGAGGAGTACGTGGTCAAGGACGGCACCGCCTACCGAGCCGGGCTTCGGTTCCTCGAACACGGTGCCTACGCCCGTTCACAGGTCCCCCTCTACGAGATCACGAAGCCGGAAGTCGACGGGCTGGCGGAGGGGACGGGCGAGCTCTCCAACCTCATGGTCGAGGAGCACGGGTTCGGGGCCTACCTCCATCGCGCACGCGGGGAGACGGCGGTACAGGTCGAAGCCCACGTCGGGACGCGCGTTCCGCTGCACACCACGGCGCTGGGGAAGGCCATTCTGGCCCACCTCCCGCCCGAGCGCGTCGACGCCATCGTCGACCGTCACGGACTGGAGCCGAAGACCGCGCGAACGATAACCGACCGCCGGGAGCTCGACGAGGAGCTGGCCGAGATACACGACCGAGGGGTCGCCTTCGACAGGGAGGAGCGGATCGAGGGGCTCAACTGCGTCGCCGCACCGATCTCGAGCACGAACGGGCGGATACTGGGTGCGCTGAGCGTCGCTGGGCCGTCGAACCGCGTCCGTGGCGAACGGTTCACCGAGGAGCTTCCGGAGCGGGTACTGGAGACCGCGAACGTCGTCGAGCTGAACGTCACCTACTCGTGA